One Alkaliphilus sp. B6464 genomic window carries:
- a CDS encoding ABC transporter permease, protein MIRESIKMSWQNITHNKMRSFLTTLGIVIGVTSIIALISIVQGVTGEVTSQFSSLGAGKITVQAFGTPLKQGLSDNDMKKLSEIENVSGVSPTLSMQSYIVRNASVEENVAIEGKNEVYFQHNPDLILRGRALNILDMESKNKVAIINQSLEEILFFGENSIGQTMQIDGITYTVVGVFDSNVATDINSMAANRIGKGSEGKAIIPYKTAMGMAGISNISSLELLISDSNRTDTVIESAELILNQAFNYKENSYNIINMEDLLDTMNTMTGMMTTMMAGIASIALLVGGIGIMNMMLVSVTERTTEIGLRKALGAEPKRIQLQFLIESIFLSLLGGFIGLLLGVGISWIVSIAIGFTFIPSSGAITLGVGFSAAVGIIFGWAPAKKASELSPIDALRSV, encoded by the coding sequence ATGATTAGAGAAAGTATAAAAATGTCATGGCAAAATATTACCCATAATAAAATGCGTTCATTTCTAACAACCCTCGGTATTGTCATAGGTGTAACATCTATTATAGCTTTGATTAGTATTGTACAAGGTGTTACAGGTGAGGTTACTAGTCAATTTTCCAGTTTAGGTGCTGGGAAAATTACTGTACAGGCATTCGGTACTCCCTTAAAACAAGGTCTAAGTGATAATGATATGAAGAAACTCTCAGAAATCGAAAATGTTTCAGGTGTATCCCCCACACTTTCTATGCAAAGCTATATAGTTAGAAATGCTTCTGTAGAAGAAAATGTGGCAATTGAAGGAAAAAACGAAGTCTATTTTCAGCATAATCCTGATTTAATTCTACGTGGGAGAGCACTCAATATTTTAGATATGGAAAGTAAAAACAAGGTGGCTATAATCAATCAATCTCTGGAAGAAATTCTGTTTTTTGGAGAAAATTCTATAGGACAAACTATGCAAATAGATGGGATTACTTACACTGTCGTAGGTGTATTTGATAGCAATGTTGCTACAGATATAAATTCTATGGCAGCCAACAGAATAGGTAAAGGCTCTGAAGGTAAAGCTATTATCCCTTATAAAACAGCAATGGGAATGGCCGGTATTAGTAATATTTCCTCCCTAGAGCTACTTATTTCCGATTCGAATAGAACAGATACAGTAATAGAATCTGCAGAATTAATATTAAACCAGGCTTTTAATTACAAGGAAAACAGCTACAACATTATTAATATGGAAGACTTACTCGACACAATGAACACCATGACTGGCATGATGACTACCATGATGGCAGGTATTGCATCCATTGCTCTGTTGGTCGGTGGCATTGGTATTATGAATATGATGTTAGTATCAGTAACAGAGCGTACAACTGAAATTGGACTGCGTAAAGCCCTTGGTGCAGAACCAAAACGTATTCAGCTACAGTTTTTAATTGAATCCATTTTTCTATCACTTCTTGGTGGTTTTATCGGGCTTTTATTAGGTGTAGGTATTTCATGGATAGTATCTATTGCAATAGGATTTACCTTTATTCCATCTAGTGGTGCTATAACACTTGGTGTCGGTTTTTCTGCCGCAGTTGGGATTATCTTTGGATGGGCACCTGCTAAAAAGGCTAGTGAATTAAGTCCAATAGATGCATTGAGAAGTGTTTAG
- a CDS encoding response regulator transcription factor translates to MVNILVVEDDKNLSKLMTAVLKQNGYNVLNAADGMQALDILDTSHVDLIISDIMMPNMDGYELTDQLRQSNYNLPILMVTAKESFEDKKKGFILGTDDYMVKPIDIDEMILRVAALLRRSRIINENRLTVGEVVLDYDALTINRGTDSIQLPKKEFYLLFKLLSYPKKIFTRQQLMNEIWGMDAEADERTVDVHIKRLREKLADFPEFDIVTVRGLGYKAERLI, encoded by the coding sequence ATGGTTAATATTCTAGTAGTTGAAGATGATAAAAACCTTAGTAAGTTGATGACCGCCGTATTAAAGCAAAATGGCTATAATGTTTTGAATGCTGCAGACGGTATGCAAGCTTTAGATATACTTGATACATCCCATGTAGACTTAATTATAAGCGATATTATGATGCCAAATATGGACGGATATGAGTTAACCGATCAACTAAGACAATCAAACTATAACTTACCAATTTTGATGGTAACTGCAAAGGAAAGTTTTGAAGATAAAAAGAAAGGATTTATTTTAGGAACAGATGATTATATGGTAAAACCTATTGATATTGATGAAATGATTTTACGAGTAGCAGCACTACTTAGGCGTTCCCGTATCATAAATGAGAATCGTCTGACAGTTGGAGAGGTTGTTCTTGATTATGATGCCTTAACTATAAACAGAGGTACAGATTCTATACAACTGCCTAAAAAAGAGTTTTATCTCTTGTTTAAACTACTCAGTTATCCAAAAAAAATATTTACAAGACAACAGCTAATGAATGAGATATGGGGCATGGATGCAGAAGCTGACGAACGTACAGTAGATGTTCATATCAAGCGCTTAAGAGAAAAACTTGCCGACTTTCCAGAATTTGATATTGTTACTGTTCGTGGGCTTGGATATAAGGCGGAAAGATTGATATGA
- a CDS encoding sensor histidine kinase, which produces MKKIRVKLALFLVSLMFISSIFSFFVSIFFNNSSIRNELKLDEEAIAISILELGNKTDLSIDDIVNITSNFMYDVRIVEDINSLDITTKELKKIQDHEIVFLSREAFPVATTMLMLDDSYVKISLHPNNNIFKIVSSRVSITLFSYVIIGAFLIALLGQRAVKPILKLTSATKEVAKGNFDIQLASTSDDEIGQLTKNFNKMTRELKSIEYLRKDFINSVSHEFKTPIASIQGFAKLLQNGNLSDDEKQEYTNIIVEETARLSKLSSNILKLSKLENQELIDIKAAFSLDEQIRKSILLLEHEWSKKNIDFDIELDEVKYQGDEELLQQVWINLLSNAIKFSNPNSSISIRLYQISSAVKIKISDTGIGMDEKTLIRIFEKFYQGDKAHSYDGNGLGLSLVKRILDLCGGSISVESKLHEGSTFTVELPII; this is translated from the coding sequence ATGAAAAAGATTAGAGTAAAACTTGCCCTATTTTTAGTTTCTCTGATGTTTATTTCTTCCATTTTTTCATTCTTTGTATCTATTTTTTTTAATAATAGTAGTATTAGAAATGAATTAAAACTAGACGAGGAAGCAATTGCAATTTCTATATTAGAATTAGGTAATAAAACTGATTTAAGCATAGATGATATAGTTAATATTACCTCTAATTTTATGTACGATGTTAGAATAGTTGAAGATATTAATTCATTGGATATAACAACGAAAGAACTTAAGAAAATTCAAGATCATGAAATCGTTTTTTTATCTCGTGAAGCATTTCCTGTGGCAACCACAATGCTAATGTTAGATGATTCTTATGTTAAAATTAGTCTTCATCCAAATAATAATATTTTTAAAATTGTTTCTTCTCGTGTAAGTATTACTCTATTTTCTTATGTCATTATTGGAGCTTTTCTAATTGCTCTATTAGGACAAAGAGCTGTTAAACCCATATTAAAACTAACATCGGCTACTAAAGAAGTTGCAAAAGGTAATTTTGACATACAACTTGCAAGTACAAGTGATGACGAAATTGGACAACTTACAAAGAACTTTAATAAAATGACAAGAGAGCTGAAAAGTATAGAATACCTCCGTAAAGATTTCATCAATAGTGTATCCCATGAGTTTAAAACACCAATTGCCTCTATTCAAGGTTTTGCAAAACTTTTGCAAAACGGTAATCTGTCAGATGATGAAAAACAGGAATACACAAACATAATTGTTGAAGAAACAGCAAGACTATCTAAACTTTCTTCTAATATTTTAAAACTATCAAAGCTTGAAAATCAAGAATTGATAGATATAAAAGCTGCATTCTCCTTAGATGAGCAAATAAGAAAAAGTATTTTACTACTTGAGCATGAGTGGAGCAAAAAAAATATTGACTTTGATATTGAACTTGATGAAGTTAAGTATCAAGGAGATGAAGAATTGCTCCAACAAGTTTGGATTAATCTTTTAAGTAATGCCATTAAGTTTTCAAATCCAAATAGTAGTATTAGCATAAGGCTTTATCAGATAAGCTCTGCTGTAAAAATAAAAATCAGTGATACTGGTATAGGTATGGATGAGAAAACTCTGATACGAATTTTTGAAAAGTTTTATCAAGGCGATAAAGCTCATTCTTACGATGGCAATGGGTTAGGACTATCTCTTGTAAAACGCATTTTGGATTTATGTGGTGGTAGTATTAGCGTAGAAAGCAAATTGCACGAGGGTTCAACTTTTACTGTTGAATTGCCAATTATATAA
- a CDS encoding pseudouridine-5'-phosphate glycosidase has protein sequence MRLHLRQNGNKSTSFLLAKVKEITGGDSLESNIQLVYNNAMLVAQLAVELSKLNK, from the coding sequence TTGCGGCTGCACTTAAGGCAAAATGGGAATAAATCAACATCATTTCTTCTTGCAAAAGTCAAAGAAATTACAGGTGGAGATAGCTTAGAGTCTAATATCCAGCTTGTGTATAATAACGCTATGCTTGTAGCTCAACTTGCTGTGGAGCTTTCAAAGCTTAATAAATAA
- a CDS encoding pseudouridine-5'-phosphate glycosidase has protein sequence MLDIGLTVEHLETKGVPVVGFKTEELAAALKAKWE, from the coding sequence ATGCTTGATATAGGATTAACTGTTGAACATTTAGAGACCAAGGGTGTTCCTGTTGTTGGATTTAAAACAGAAGAGCTTGCGGCTGCACTTAAGGCAAAATGGGAATAA
- a CDS encoding class I SAM-dependent methyltransferase translates to MNRINFLIEYFKSPRTIGAVAPSSKKLAEKMVGSIDFKSAQCIIEYGPGTGVFTDKLIKAKKRDTILILAEYNKEFCKQLGEKYGDYDNIVIVNDSAENIYKYLEEYKIEKVDYIVSGLPFTSLPLNVSNKILDNTRNILREDGVFITFQYTLLKKEYISSYFKDISYERVILNVPPAYVLKCQNM, encoded by the coding sequence GTGAATAGGATTAATTTTTTGATAGAGTATTTTAAATCACCAAGGACTATAGGGGCTGTAGCACCTAGCTCTAAAAAACTTGCTGAAAAAATGGTCGGTTCTATAGATTTTAAAAGTGCACAATGTATTATAGAATATGGGCCTGGAACTGGGGTATTTACAGATAAACTTATTAAGGCCAAGAAAAGAGACACAATATTAATATTAGCGGAATATAATAAAGAGTTTTGCAAACAGTTGGGAGAAAAATATGGTGATTATGATAATATTGTAATAGTAAATGATTCTGCTGAAAATATATATAAGTACTTAGAAGAATATAAGATTGAAAAGGTAGACTATATAGTTTCAGGGTTACCATTTACAAGTCTACCCCTAAATGTATCTAATAAAATATTAGATAATACCCGAAATATATTAAGGGAAGATGGCGTGTTTATAACATTTCAATATACTTTACTTAAAAAGGAATATATATCAAGTTATTTTAAAGACATAAGCTATGAAAGGGTCATTTTAAATGTACCACCAGCTTATGTTTTAAAGTGTCAAAATATGTGA
- a CDS encoding uracil-xanthine permease family protein, with product MSKVRKLNDAPIEDISTLGPLKGITLGIQHVFTLFASTVLVPILTGLDIGVALVMSGIGTLIFHFITQGKVPAYLGSSFSFIAPVILAGDLYGLDYARGGIVVAGIIYMIFAWLISIYGSEKILKYFPPIVNGPIIIVISMTLAPNAIAMASQDWLLSMVTLAVIIGIAMFSKGFLKIVPVIIGLTAGYLLAVILGRIDFSPITQAPWIGVPNFALPKFSFASTMIVAPIALTTVVEHIGDVLAMSGVVKKDFARNPGLTRTLIGDGLATSVSACFGGPANTTYSQNTGVLALTKVWDPKVMRIAAVMTILIGLTPKLNAFTSTIPKPVIGGAVIILFGMIASIGARTLVDNKVDFSRSRNMIIIAVILVFGLGGAVIPIKIGYTEIKLVGMALAAIVGIILNIILPTDTDDSDEKEEIIA from the coding sequence ATGAGTAAAGTAAGAAAACTAAATGATGCTCCAATAGAAGACATAAGTACTCTTGGACCACTCAAGGGCATCACTCTTGGTATCCAACATGTATTCACACTATTCGCTTCAACTGTATTGGTTCCAATATTAACTGGTCTTGACATAGGTGTGGCGCTCGTTATGTCAGGTATAGGAACACTAATCTTTCATTTTATTACCCAAGGTAAAGTACCTGCATATTTAGGTTCGTCCTTTTCATTCATTGCGCCAGTTATCTTAGCTGGTGACTTATATGGTCTTGATTATGCCCGTGGCGGAATTGTTGTAGCTGGAATTATATATATGATTTTCGCATGGCTTATATCTATTTATGGATCTGAAAAAATATTAAAATATTTTCCACCAATCGTTAACGGCCCTATTATAATAGTAATCAGTATGACTCTCGCACCTAATGCTATTGCAATGGCATCTCAAGATTGGCTATTATCAATGGTAACATTAGCTGTTATTATTGGAATAGCAATGTTTAGCAAAGGATTTCTAAAAATTGTACCCGTTATTATTGGACTTACAGCAGGTTATTTGCTGGCAGTTATTTTAGGAAGAATAGATTTTTCTCCTATAACACAAGCTCCTTGGATTGGAGTTCCAAACTTTGCATTACCTAAGTTTAGTTTTGCTTCAACAATGATTGTGGCTCCAATAGCTCTTACTACAGTTGTAGAACATATAGGCGATGTATTGGCAATGAGTGGAGTAGTAAAAAAAGATTTTGCCAGAAACCCTGGGCTAACAAGAACTCTTATTGGAGATGGCTTAGCTACATCAGTATCAGCATGTTTTGGAGGACCTGCTAACACAACTTACTCTCAAAATACAGGAGTTTTAGCACTTACAAAAGTATGGGACCCAAAGGTTATGAGAATAGCTGCGGTTATGACAATATTAATAGGTTTAACTCCTAAATTAAATGCTTTTACAAGCACTATACCTAAGCCGGTAATTGGTGGAGCAGTAATCATTTTGTTTGGAATGATAGCTTCTATAGGAGCTAGAACACTTGTAGATAATAAAGTAGACTTTTCAAGATCTAGAAATATGATTATCATTGCTGTTATCCTAGTTTTCGGTTTAGGAGGAGCTGTGATCCCAATAAAAATTGGATATACTGAAATTAAACTTGTAGGAATGGCTCTTGCTGCTATTGTTGGAATTATACTAAATATAATACTACCTACAGATACAGATGATTCGGATGAGAAGGAAGAAATTATAGCTTAA
- a CDS encoding iron-containing alcohol dehydrogenase yields MKFNYFMPTEIYFGKGAIENNKDAMIKLGSKALIVTGKSSSKENGSLEQVISALETLNIEYAIFDDVKQNPCLETIEIAYK; encoded by the coding sequence ATGAAGTTCAATTATTTTATGCCAACAGAAATTTATTTTGGAAAGGGAGCCATTGAAAATAATAAAGATGCCATGATAAAGCTTGGTAGTAAAGCATTGATTGTTACTGGGAAAAGTTCATCTAAAGAAAATGGTTCTTTAGAGCAAGTAATTAGTGCTTTAGAAACCTTAAATATTGAATACGCTATTTTTGACGATGTAAAACAAAATCCTTGTCTTGAAACTATAGAAATAGCCTATAAGTAA
- the thpR gene encoding RNA 2',3'-cyclic phosphodiesterase — MRVFLAIEFPDDIKEYLDQVQQVVKQKSVKGNFTNKKNFHLTLRFIGETTINELDKLKEAINKISLHQSYFQLSFSKLGQFTKGNKLVIWVGLEHNEILNQLYILLERALEEGGYPREESSFVPHITLGRQVVLSRELDKINEKIHIDEMAIPVKKISIMESTRVNGELTYIPLYSKSLNFQTILKEEITKKLKRG; from the coding sequence ATGCGTGTTTTTCTAGCTATAGAATTTCCAGATGATATAAAAGAATATTTGGATCAGGTTCAACAGGTAGTTAAGCAAAAAAGTGTAAAGGGTAATTTTACTAATAAGAAAAACTTTCATTTAACCCTTAGATTCATTGGGGAAACCACAATTAATGAGTTAGATAAATTGAAGGAAGCTATTAATAAAATATCATTGCACCAGAGTTATTTTCAGTTAAGTTTTAGCAAACTAGGTCAGTTTACTAAAGGTAATAAGCTGGTAATTTGGGTTGGGCTCGAACATAATGAAATCTTGAATCAACTATATATTCTTTTAGAAAGAGCACTTGAGGAGGGAGGATATCCTAGGGAAGAAAGTAGCTTTGTTCCTCATATAACTTTAGGCAGACAAGTAGTGCTTTCTAGGGAATTAGATAAAATTAATGAAAAAATTCATATTGATGAGATGGCAATACCGGTAAAGAAGATTTCTATAATGGAAAGTACTAGAGTAAATGGCGAATTAACATATATTCCACTTTATTCAAAAAGCTTGAATTTTCAAACTATACTCAAAGAAGAAATAACTAAAAAATTGAAGAGAGGGTAG
- a CDS encoding DUF4179 domain-containing protein, translated as MNCDSEEIIIKKALNTIQTPKYDIGLEVEKKIKSHKYPMSFKKSISVALAVCLCFMLSVGVMAANIPSFRNLLSIVTPDIALMLQPVEISSEDNRIKMEVVAAMNDDEMVVIYVTMQDLLGNRIDETLDIYNYSLTGARTFNCQIVNYDEKTKTATLRMEANGGEKLNGKKVSFRITSFLSDKLIFDGVETGVNLSKVATINDSQTIPLDMNNIPGGGGDLYKELKSQGTIKVLKTDQLKLTLPKINFVHISNIGYIDDRLHIQTKWMGDGVDDHGYFYFVDNSGNRIDIYPSSITFGVDESGNTNYGHDYQEYIFDLDNINLKDLKLMGHFVSNGNYTEGDWKTTFKIQSVGEEKKTDCNTKFDTWVTNSISVSTMGITLVGSGETKNLEEISISANMTDGSVQTFNSVRSYSEDGKVKLKYVSPLPLDVSNVKSVNVNGIIIDKFN; from the coding sequence ATGAATTGTGATTCTGAGGAAATAATTATAAAAAAGGCACTCAACACTATTCAGACACCTAAATATGACATTGGTTTGGAAGTGGAAAAGAAAATTAAAAGTCACAAGTACCCTATGAGTTTTAAAAAATCCATCTCTGTTGCATTGGCAGTTTGCTTGTGTTTTATGCTTTCTGTCGGCGTAATGGCAGCGAATATTCCAAGTTTTAGAAATCTTTTATCTATCGTTACTCCAGATATAGCATTAATGCTTCAACCTGTGGAAATTAGCAGTGAAGACAACAGAATTAAAATGGAAGTAGTAGCAGCTATGAATGATGATGAAATGGTAGTTATTTATGTGACAATGCAGGACTTACTAGGTAATAGAATTGATGAAACACTTGATATTTATAACTACTCATTAACTGGAGCTCGGACGTTTAATTGTCAAATTGTCAACTACGATGAAAAAACGAAAACCGCAACCTTACGTATGGAAGCTAACGGAGGAGAAAAACTGAACGGAAAAAAAGTAAGTTTTCGCATTACCTCCTTTCTTAGTGATAAGCTAATATTTGATGGAGTTGAAACAGGAGTTAACCTTTCAAAGGTAGCAACAATCAATGATTCACAAACAATCCCTCTTGATATGAACAATATTCCAGGTGGAGGCGGTGATCTATATAAAGAGCTTAAATCCCAGGGGACAATAAAAGTTTTAAAGACAGATCAGTTGAAACTTACTCTCCCTAAAATAAATTTTGTACATATTTCTAATATTGGTTATATTGATGACCGCCTTCATATCCAAACTAAATGGATGGGAGATGGTGTTGATGACCATGGCTATTTTTATTTTGTTGATAATTCAGGAAATAGGATAGATATTTACCCGTCTAGTATTACCTTTGGAGTCGATGAATCAGGTAATACAAATTATGGACATGATTATCAGGAATACATCTTTGATCTAGACAATATAAATCTTAAGGACTTAAAGCTTATGGGCCATTTTGTATCTAATGGTAATTATACAGAAGGAGACTGGAAAACTACATTTAAAATTCAGTCTGTTGGCGAAGAAAAGAAAACAGACTGCAATACCAAATTTGACACATGGGTCACAAATAGTATATCAGTGTCAACAATGGGAATAACTTTGGTAGGTAGTGGTGAAACTAAAAATTTAGAAGAAATAAGTATTAGCGCTAATATGACTGATGGCAGTGTTCAAACATTTAATTCAGTTAGAAGTTACAGTGAAGATGGGAAAGTTAAACTTAAATATGTATCTCCATTACCATTGGATGTTTCCAATGTCAAATCAGTTAATGTTAATGGAATAATTATTGATAAATTCAATTAA
- a CDS encoding RNA polymerase sigma factor, whose product MQASNLDYTFATGGEYELRCAIDLYGQSLLRYCHNILCDYFEAQDVVQITFIKAYNKRRSFKSGTSLSAWLYRIAYTTCIDSLRKKKLLFFMSQTNTESMHFVHQTNVDSKFISDDLKAALLTLSPAERALVFSRVIDEKSYADLETIYHVSATTLRKRYERAKIKLSNALKEVDSYYKELEETK is encoded by the coding sequence ATGCAAGCAAGTAATCTTGATTATACTTTTGCTACAGGTGGAGAGTATGAACTACGGTGTGCTATAGATTTATATGGACAATCTCTTTTAAGATATTGTCACAATATACTTTGTGACTACTTTGAAGCTCAAGATGTTGTGCAAATAACATTTATCAAAGCCTACAATAAAAGAAGAAGCTTTAAAAGTGGAACATCCCTATCTGCATGGCTATATCGTATTGCATATACTACTTGTATTGATTCACTGAGAAAGAAAAAACTACTATTTTTTATGTCACAAACCAATACGGAGTCAATGCATTTTGTGCATCAAACAAATGTGGACTCAAAATTTATAAGTGATGATTTAAAAGCAGCACTTTTAACTCTATCTCCAGCAGAGCGTGCCTTGGTGTTTAGTCGAGTTATTGATGAAAAGAGCTATGCAGATTTAGAAACTATCTATCATGTTTCTGCTACTACATTACGCAAACGTTATGAACGGGCAAAGATAAAGTTGTCTAATGCATTGAAAGAAGTTGATTCTTATTATAAAGAATTGGAGGAAACCAAATGA
- the bcp gene encoding thioredoxin-dependent thiol peroxidase, which produces MQKYNFTLQETDGMNISLEDFKGQNVVIYFYPKDNTSGCTTEATEFRDLYDEFNKLNTIILAISRDSLKSHAKFREKQNLPFLLLSDKDEEVHKLFDVMKLKKMYGKEYMGVERSTFIIDKDGELIKEFRNVKSKGHAEEVLKFIKQEMGK; this is translated from the coding sequence ATGCAAAAATATAATTTTACTTTACAAGAAACTGATGGAATGAATATTTCATTAGAAGATTTTAAGGGACAAAACGTGGTAATTTACTTCTATCCTAAGGATAATACATCAGGTTGTACTACAGAAGCAACAGAATTTAGGGATTTATATGATGAATTTAACAAATTAAATACGATTATACTTGCAATTAGTAGAGATAGTTTAAAGTCCCATGCAAAGTTTAGAGAAAAGCAGAATCTTCCTTTTTTACTCCTTAGTGATAAAGATGAAGAAGTTCACAAACTATTTGATGTGATGAAACTAAAAAAAATGTATGGCAAAGAATATATGGGAGTAGAAAGATCGACTTTTATAATTGACAAAGATGGAGAATTGATAAAAGAATTTAGAAATGTGAAATCTAAAGGGCACGCAGAAGAAGTATTGAAATTTATAAAACAAGAGATGGGTAAATAA
- a CDS encoding ABC transporter ATP-binding protein gives MNKLEIKNLTKTYGRKKANDNITITLENGVYGLLGPNGAGKTTIMKQITTLTEPSEGEIIYNGENIKRLDDKYRDLVGYLPQEFGVYKNFSAKQFLQYVGALKGLTGKNATEKIEELLKLVGLYEVRNKAVGKFSGGMKRRVGIAQALLNDPKILVLDEPTAGLDPQERARFRNLISQISKDKIIILSTHIISDIESIAKETIMIKDGAILMEGNHRDILSAMEGKVYSIKSTSENEVNEIQNNYKVVNIQRGIDDVELRIISDKMPPYKEIEAVEPKFEDVYMFYFDLENTREV, from the coding sequence ATGAATAAGCTTGAAATAAAAAATTTAACTAAAACTTATGGTAGAAAAAAAGCAAATGATAATATAACAATTACTCTTGAAAATGGTGTATATGGACTTTTAGGACCTAATGGAGCAGGAAAAACCACCATAATGAAGCAGATAACAACTTTAACAGAGCCATCGGAAGGAGAAATTATTTATAATGGAGAGAATATAAAAAGATTAGATGATAAGTATAGAGATTTAGTAGGATATCTTCCACAAGAGTTTGGAGTGTATAAAAACTTTTCGGCAAAACAATTTTTACAGTATGTAGGAGCTTTAAAAGGATTAACTGGTAAAAATGCTACAGAAAAAATAGAAGAGCTTTTAAAACTTGTAGGACTATATGAAGTTAGAAATAAAGCAGTAGGTAAGTTTTCTGGAGGAATGAAAAGAAGAGTTGGAATAGCACAAGCTTTATTAAATGATCCTAAAATTTTAGTGTTAGATGAGCCTACAGCAGGACTTGATCCTCAAGAAAGAGCAAGATTTAGAAATCTTATTTCACAAATTTCTAAAGATAAAATTATTATACTTTCTACACATATTATTTCAGATATAGAGTCTATAGCGAAGGAAACTATTATGATAAAAGATGGAGCCATTCTTATGGAGGGAAATCATAGGGATATCCTTTCTGCTATGGAAGGTAAGGTGTATAGTATAAAATCTACTAGTGAGAATGAAGTTAATGAGATACAAAATAATTATAAAGTAGTAAATATTCAACGTGGAATTGATGATGTAGAACTTAGAATTATTAGTGACAAGATGCCTCCATATAAAGAAATAGAGGCTGTTGAGCCGAAGTTTGAGGATGTTTATATGTTCTATTTTGACTTAGAAAATACTAGGGAGGTGTAA